The genomic DNA CGCGGTACGCTGGTGAATATGTGTAACAGATTGGGTGGGGAGAGGCAAGGATGGATTCGTGGGAAATTCAAGCGTGCATTGTATTGCGGACAAGCTCTGGGCAAAAGATTCGTGCAAACCAGCACGCCAACCCAGTATCAACAAGGGCTGGCGTGCAAGGAATTTGGCTTAGTGAACGGGAATATCCGTACTCAGGCCGTAAATGAACGAAGTGAAATTTCCGGTGGAGCTATCCCTCAAGTACATTCGTGACGTCGAAGGACGGAACAGGTTTTCATTGTTTGCACCGTTCGCCGTGGTGTGAGAGAGCCACGGAATATCGCCACTTTGACCGTATTGAAAGCTGTGGCTTGAAGCGTCGGTGCTGAAGCGGACATACCAGGTCCCGGTGGAGGGACGAAAGAGGACCGCATCTTGTTTGCCATCTCCGTCATAATCCGAACCCCACATTGGAATGTCGCCGCTTTGACCATATTGGAAGCTGTGGATTGATTGATCTGCGCTGAAGCGCACATACCACATTCCGGTCGAGGGGCGGAAAACAACGGCGTCGGGAGATCCGTCGCCATCATAATCTCCATTTAGCAAGGGAATATCGCCATTTTGCCCAAACAGAAAGGAGTGAATGGCGCCACTTTCGCTGAAGCGCACGTACCACGTTCCGGTCGAGGGGCGAAAGACAGTGGCATCGGGAACACCATCACCAGAAAAGTCGCCGCCCAAAAGCGGGATGTCGCCAGAGGTGCCAAACGTGAAAGCGTGACTCGAAGCATCCTGGCTGTAGCGGATATGCCAGGTGCCATCGGACGGGCGGAACACAACGGCATCAGCAGCGCCATCACCACTTAGATCACCACCCAATAATGGAATGTCACCGTTCTGACCGTATTGGAAAGAGTGATCGGAGTTATCTGAACTAAACAGCACGTGCCAGGTGCCGTCAGATGGACGGAAAACGGCATAATCGTCCTGCCCATCACCATTAAAATCATATTTTAGCTGTGAGGCGGAGGCGGTCGTCGTGGAAGTGGCGACCATGGTTGAGACCAGGCTGGCGGAAGTGCCATTGAAGACGTCCAAGTCGACAGCGCCCGAGACGCCAGAAACCGAGCCACTTTGCGAGAATTGCCATACAGTCCAGACGCCCGAGCCCCAAACTTCACAGCCGCTGCAGGTGGTCCAGGGATTGCTGGTCTGTGAACTCTGGCCATTGTAATCGGCGATGTCGGCAGACCATTGCGCCACGCTGCTGTTAAAATTACAGGCGCTGCAGGCGCTGGTGTAAATTATTGGTTTGACCTTGACCCCTACCGCGGCGGCTTTGGCCACGATGGCATTGCACCATTGGTTGGCCCAATCCGAATAGCTACTGGCGCCGACGAGGCCGCTAAACACTTCCATATCGAGCATGGGCATGAAGGTTTTACCATCGGCCTTGATATAGGAGCCGGCAGCATTCCAGAAATAGTTGGCTTCGGCGGTTGGGCTGTTCAGGTTGGGATGAGCGAAATGATAAGCACCCATGTAAACGCCCGCCGCCTTGCCGTTGTTGATATGGGCCGCGAGAGTTCCATCGATGAAGCCAGTGCCTTCGGTGGCCTTGGCCCAGGCGAAGACGTAGCCGCCCGCCTTGACACTGGACCAGTTGATGGTCCCGGGGTTGTTGTTCGAAACATCAATGCCCAGCGGGCGGCTCGCCAGTGCGCGCGCTGGCGCAAAGGTCAGAACCAACGCTGCAGCGATGACCGTGGTCCAAATAGTATTCATGTTTTTAAGCCGATCAATAACAGCAGGTTTTACTTCACCGAGTGGGCGGGGCGGAGCATTGACAGATTTTGGTGAACTCCGGAGGTGACGACTGGCGGTTGTAAGGAAACGTTTCATTTTGGTTTTCACTTCAGACAACGAGCTGGTTGATGTATTCGTGGAGAATCAGCAACCCGTTGACTGACTCTCCGCGTTTGAAGTTCCGTTGAACCGATGCCTTCAAATCATTGCCGCCAAAATGAAAACAGCGGCCTGACACTCGTCAGGAAATCTGGTACAACCAAAGATATTGAGCGCGCCCAGTGAGGCGGGTGTCATGGAATTAAAGTAGAAAGGCTAGGGAGAAATTGGGAAATCGTCCAGTCACCCGAAAGGGTGATGGGGGCAAAATGACAAATGGGAGGTCGAGTGTGGCAATGGCTTAATATTACTTTAAATCGATTTTTGCTCTGCCAATACCCAGCGGCGCGAGCGCGAGACAAACAACGCATCGATTGCCTGTGAGCGGTGCGCCCGGTCGAATTGCAGCCGGGTCCGCCATGCTTTTTCGGCCACCAACAGAAGTGCGTCCAGGTGCGGCTGAATGCGGATTTCATGTCGAGCCAACTGATCGGCGCGGCGACGGGCATGCTCCGCCTTTGCGGCGGCAAGGCGATCAGCGGTTTTCACTTTCGAGTTTTCGTTGGCGCTACGACCTGCGCGGGCAGTCAGTTCACGCTGATAGTTCTCGAAGTAGTCGTCGATGCGTTCCAGTTCACGGCGCAGGCTGTTTTCCTGCCTGATTCGCACCCGGACCAATTCCTCGGCCACTTCATTTTCAAGCCGCAAGGCAAGCAATTCCCGCCAGCGCGCCGGGTCGGGAGTCGGCCAGGCGATTTCAACAGCGGGTGCCGGCGCGGCCTGCTGAAAGCTCAGGTCGCGGGCGAGGCCTTCGTCGGATTCGCCACCGGGCAAGGATATGGCTACACGATGCAGGGACCAATGCTGGTCCATGGCTTGGATTTCGCAGCGCACGACGCCGATGAATGAAAAATGAAAGTCCGGCTTGAACGAGGCGGTCAACTGCCAGCGCGAGGTGTCGGCGAATTGGGCATACCATATTTTCCCGGCCACGGCGGCATCCGGCGGGCGCGCTGCAGTCTGATCCGCCAGGACGAAGCGTTCCAGCGGCAAAAGGGCGGGCCGCAACGCTTCGGCGAGTTGGAACGTGAGCGGACAACCGGGAAATACTTCACGCGTGGCGTCGCGCGCCTCAACCGCATTTGGAGCGGTAAAATGCAGTTCGACCTGGTGGAGCGTGCCTTTAGGATTCCAAAGATTGGCGGCGCGTCCATCCGCTATGACTTCAAGGCGATCGTGCCACGTGCGCTCACAAAGCGCTCCGATGGAGGATAGGCCCTGCTCATAGAATTCCAGCAGTTCGGTGGGATCGTGTTTCAGGCGGTTGAGTTTCATGGCAGAAAGCGCTCAATGAAGTTCAGATAACCCTGCTTTCCGCCCGCTTTCGTGTGCCGCTCAACGGATTTCCCAAGTTCCCGCAGGCAATTCACCAGCACTTCGAGCGAAATGGGAGGGATGCTTTCCGGGCCACCCAGCACACTCGATCCCCGACCAAGCCGGAATTCACACATGAGCCTCAGGGCGTCAAAAGTCGTGGCATCAAGTCCGCTCAAGCCGTGTGATTTGGGAGCATGGCCACGCAACTCGGCGCGGTAGGTCTGGAAGGCCGCCTCGTAGGCGCGTAGCGCGGTATAATCCGACATGTGTGGGTTGGCGCGCCAGATTTCCACCACGCTGAATTCCAAATTTTGGAGAATGTCAAGTTTATCCTCGGTCCATTTCATGGCTGGGGCAGGGTTATAATGATTCGTAATCCTTGGCAAAGAGAGTTTCGTCGAGTTGCTTTATTTCAATGAAGGCATCGCGCGCGGCGGCCAGTTCGTCCCCGAGCCCGGCCATCGCCTCGGCCACGCGGCCCTCATTTTCGCGCCAGCGACGGAATACTTCCTCGGCGAATTCGTCGCTGCTGAACCGCTCGCCCAGAACCAGGCCGGTTTCGCCCACAACGACCTCGAAGAGGTTGAGTTTTTCCTGAAGAATCTCGAGCAGTTGCTCCTGCAATGTGCCCGCATATACTAAGTTGTAAATATGGACTGGCCGTTGCTGGCCGAGCCGATGCAACCGCCCGATGCGTTGCTCGATCTCCATCGGATTCCACGGCAGGTCGAAATTCACGAGGCGGTGGGAGAACTGGAGGTTTCGCCCTTCGGTGC from Pedosphaera parvula Ellin514 includes the following:
- a CDS encoding glycoside hydrolase family 25 protein, which gives rise to MNTIWTTVIAAALVLTFAPARALASRPLGIDVSNNNPGTINWSSVKAGGYVFAWAKATEGTGFIDGTLAAHINNGKAAGVYMGAYHFAHPNLNSPTAEANYFWNAAGSYIKADGKTFMPMLDMEVFSGLVGASSYSDWANQWCNAIVAKAAAVGVKVKPIIYTSACSACNFNSSVAQWSADIADYNGQSSQTSNPWTTCSGCEVWGSGVWTVWQFSQSGSVSGVSGAVDLDVFNGTSASLVSTMVATSTTTASASQLKYDFNGDGQDDYAVFRPSDGTWHVLFSSDNSDHSFQYGQNGDIPLLGGDLSGDGAADAVVFRPSDGTWHIRYSQDASSHAFTFGTSGDIPLLGGDFSGDGVPDATVFRPSTGTWYVRFSESGAIHSFLFGQNGDIPLLNGDYDGDGSPDAVVFRPSTGMWYVRFSADQSIHSFQYGQSGDIPMWGSDYDGDGKQDAVLFRPSTGTWYVRFSTDASSHSFQYGQSGDIPWLSHTTANGANNENLFRPSTSRMYLRDSSTGNFTSFIYGLSTDIPVH